The DNA window GGATATTTCATTTTTCACCATAATATTTTTGTAAGCTTAACGCCCTGCTAAGGGGTGAGCAATGCACTACAAAAGCGACCGCACACCGCCTTAATCACAAAACTCACCGCATGCTGAAAATGCCACGCATTGCGAATCCCACTTAAGCAGTTTGTTAGCTTAAATTTCAGCACCTTAGATTTACTAAGCCCGAGATTAACCTGATTTGGAAAACCAACAAACCACTTGACGAATTGACTCAAACTTTGTGGCCATTCATTTGCTTTGAAGATCAGTAAATTTTGACAACTCATTTTCGCAAAACTCAAAGCGAAAACGACACTTCCAAAGCGACTTTACGGCAAAATGGCTCACCTCGCGCAATCCCAAAACTCAATTGAGGCAACTCCTCAAAACTCGCGTTGGCAAACAATGCTGATTTGCCGAGAAGCCTGAACGAATGGCCAGAGGAAGAAAAAACAGGCTGCAAACAATTGATTTTCATTGTTTTAAGCTAACGCCCTGCTAAGGGGTGAGCAATGCACTGCAAAAGCTACCGCACGCCGCCTTAATCACAAAACTCACCGCATGCTAAAAATGCCACGCATTGCGAATCCCGCTTAAGCAGTTTGTTAGCTTAAATTTCAGCACCTTAGATTTACCAAACCCGAGACTAACCCAGCTTGGTAAAACGACAAACCACCTGAGTTTTAAAACCCGAAATAACGCAAACTTTGTGGCCTTTCATGCAATTTGAAAAACCGAAAACTTTGAGAACTCATTTTCGGAAAACTCAAAGCGAAAGCAAAACTACCAAAGCGACTTTGCACCAAACTGGCTAACCTCGCGCAATCCCAAAACTCAATTGAGGCAAATGCTCAAAACTCGCATTGACAAACAATGCTGATTTGCCGAAAAGCCTGAACGAACTGCCAAGGGAAGAAAAAACAGGCTGCAACCAATTGATTTTCATTGTTTTAAGCTAACGCCCGGTTAAGGGGCAACCAACGCTACTACCAACTTTCCGCATAACACCGTAACCATAAAAACCAACGCATAATAAAAATGCCACGCGTTGGTTGTCCCTCTTGAACCGTTTGTTATGTAACTATCTAACGGCAATAGAGATTTCTACAGTATTAGCACTTTTGTAATACTCAAAGTCTGTTGTATACGCTCGTTTGTGAGGGCAGTGTTCAGAAGCAAAATAATTCCAAACCTCATTCCACAAATCGATAACTACTTGTGGCATTTCACCAGTCGCTGAAAAAGTCACGTACTTACCAGAGGAAACTTTCGTTTTTACTGATTCTGATAATAATTGTGGTGATAATGTGTCCGAACAAGCGATAACATCGAAAGCACCAGTAAAATCAGATTCATAGTTTGTGTATAAACCATACACTTTTGACTTGTCGGTTAACTTTGGAGCTGCATTTAAGTAAAATTTTTCCCAAAGATTTCCGATTTTTGCAGTCATAGGATTCATTTCATCTGCATTAGTCGTACGAACGACGAACCCCGCAACCTCAAAACCATTAATTTCACTGATGTTCATTTTTTCTCCTAGTTACATAACGCCCGCCTAAGGGGCTGACAACGCATAACAACCAAACTCAAACACAACAACCGAAACCACCGCGGCTCAATGGGACTGGAAACGCCACGCGTTGACAGTCCCTCTTGAGGCGTTTGTTAGCTTCGTAGCCTATTGTTTAACAATGGCTTTTAACACATTTGCTTGAAATGCATTTTATGCAAAAGCATCAAGCAAGCACACGTCCAACACCAAAACCTGTGAAGTTGGCTGCCAAAACTCAAAACACTCAAGACTAAGTTGGCCACGGTTAAGAGTCCGCGACAAAGAAAACCGGATCACAGCGATGATGCCACCTTTTGTGAAACTAAACTTTGAGTGTTGAACATCCAACAGCGTTGAAGCATCGAGGCTTTCTAGTTTTCAGCGACTTTGAAACCACTGAATTTTCAACACGTTCGACCAAATCAGTATCAAGAAAAAACTCAAAAGCCAAATTATGTAATTTGAACGCTAAAAACGGATTTTTCAGAACGATTGAGCTTGGGTTTTGATGATTCCTGCCTTTAAGAAGCTAACGCCCTGTTAAGGGGTGAGCAGCGCAATACCGAAGCCGCCGCATACCACCTTAATCACTTAAACCAACGCATAGTGAAAATGCCACGCGTTGCGAATCCCTCTTGAACAGTTTGTTAGGGCTTGACCTACAGCAAGAACCATATTAGCTTAT is part of the Vibrio cidicii genome and encodes:
- a CDS encoding GyrI-like domain-containing protein → MNISEINGFEVAGFVVRTTNADEMNPMTAKIGNLWEKFYLNAAPKLTDKSKVYGLYTNYESDFTGAFDVIACSDTLSPQLLSESVKTKVSSGKYVTFSATGEMPQVVIDLWNEVWNYFASEHCPHKRAYTTDFEYYKSANTVEISIAVR
- a CDS encoding DUF645 family protein, with protein sequence MLDVQHSKFSFTKGGIIAVIRFSLSRTLNRGQLSLECFEFWQPTSQVLVLDVCLLDAFA